A DNA window from Arachis hypogaea cultivar Tifrunner chromosome 18, arahy.Tifrunner.gnm2.J5K5, whole genome shotgun sequence contains the following coding sequences:
- the LOC112772716 gene encoding DExH-box ATP-dependent RNA helicase DExH17 isoform X2 codes for MEPLTQTYATGTSAAPSYLPALQFTNKDPKGNVHEFNLIDGGICANNSKFNATSCYGIEGGGLSFFSDIALLLIDEVHLLNDPRGAALEAIVSIIKIVSCNPKMKLNHLDQVRLVAVSATIPNIEDLAEWIKVLEEGFKRFGEEMRPVKLTTKVFGYAPANNDFLFEKVCFQKW; via the exons ACATATGCCACTGGTACATCAGCTGCACCAAGCTATCTCCCTGCTCTCCAGTTCACCAATAAAGATCCAAAAGGAAATGTGCATGAATTCAACCTCATTGATGGTGGTATTTGTGCCAATAATtcg AAATTTAATGCAACGTCATGCTATGGCATAGAAGGTGGTGGCTTAAGCTTTTTCAGTGACATCGCACTTCTACTTATTGATGAAGTCCATCTGTTGAATGATCCACGTGGAGCAGCATTGGAAGCGATTGTTAGCATAATAAAGATCGTTTCTTGCAATCCAAAAATGAAACTAAATCATCTTGATCAGGTGCGCTTGGTTGCTGTGTCAGCCACAATTCCAAATATTGAAGATCTAg CTGAGTGGATTAAGGTTCTTGAGGAAGGGTTTAAAAG ATTTGGGGAAGAAATGAGGCCAGTAAAGCTGACAACCAAAGTATTTG GCTATGCCCCAGCCAATAATGACTTTCTATTTGAGAAGGTTTGTTTCCAAAAATGGTAA
- the LOC112772716 gene encoding DExH-box ATP-dependent RNA helicase DExH17 isoform X6, translating to MEPLTQTYATGTSAAPSYLPALQFTNKDPKGNVHEFNLIDGGICANNSKFNATSCYGIEGGGLSFFSDIALLLIDEVHLLNDPRGAALEAIVSIIKIVSCNPKMKLNHLDQVRLVAVSATIPNIEDLAEWIKVLEEGFKRLCPSQ from the exons ACATATGCCACTGGTACATCAGCTGCACCAAGCTATCTCCCTGCTCTCCAGTTCACCAATAAAGATCCAAAAGGAAATGTGCATGAATTCAACCTCATTGATGGTGGTATTTGTGCCAATAATtcg AAATTTAATGCAACGTCATGCTATGGCATAGAAGGTGGTGGCTTAAGCTTTTTCAGTGACATCGCACTTCTACTTATTGATGAAGTCCATCTGTTGAATGATCCACGTGGAGCAGCATTGGAAGCGATTGTTAGCATAATAAAGATCGTTTCTTGCAATCCAAAAATGAAACTAAATCATCTTGATCAGGTGCGCTTGGTTGCTGTGTCAGCCACAATTCCAAATATTGAAGATCTAg CTGAGTGGATTAAGGTTCTTGAGGAAGGGTTTAAAAG GCTATGCCCCAGCCAATAA
- the LOC112772716 gene encoding DExH-box ATP-dependent RNA helicase DExH17 isoform X1 has protein sequence MTRREMVNRATFTCIFYCPPSLNPLSDHFYVLLSYIMLFFTFTLPKFNLLFLFQVHLYENLLNGCEVVESQLLPCVTEHLLVEIVQLTVTDITKAIKWLQCSYLYVRMKKNPENYSIKKGISGDRLVKHVQDICVKKVNELSQHQMVEIDEDGFLLSPLDPGRLMTKYYLRFDTMKQIMRTPENCCLEDALHVICSAEEIACADILINYFSV, from the exons ATGACAAGGAGGGAAATGGTGAACCGAGCTACATTCACATGCATTTTTTATTGTCCTCCTTCTCTTAATCCTTTGAGTGATCACTTCTATGTGTTATTGTCCTATATAATGCTTTTTTTCACTTTTACTCTCCCAAAATTcaatttactatttttatttcagGTTCATTTGTATGAGAATCTCTTAAATGGATGTGAAGTAGTGGAATCACA ATTGCTTCCATGTGTGACAGAACATTTACTTGTGGAAATAGTTCAATTGACAGTAACTGATATTACAAAAGCAATTAAGTGGTTGCAATGCTCATACTTGTATGTTAGAATGAAAAAG AACCCTGAGAACTATTCAATTAAGAAAGGAATTTCTGGTGATCGTTTAGTGAAGCATGTTCAAG ATATTTGTGTTAAGAAAGTTAACGAGTTATCTCAGCACCAAATGGTAGAGATTGATGAAGATGGTTTCCTCTTGAGCCCATTAG ATCCTGGGAGGCTAATGACAAAGTATTATTTGAGATTTGATACTATGAAACAGATAATGAGGACACCTGAAAACTGTTGTCTAGAAGATGCACTTCATGTTATTTGCTCTGCAGAAGAAATTGCTTGTGCGGATATTCTCATTAACTATTTTAGTGTCTAA
- the LOC112772716 gene encoding DExH-box ATP-dependent RNA helicase DExH17 isoform X3 — translation MEPLTQTYATGTSAAPSYLPALQFTNKDPKGNVHEFNLIDGGICANNSKFNATSCYGIEGGGLSFFSDIALLLIDEVHLLNDPRGAALEAIVSIIKIVSCNPKMKLNHLDQVRLVAVSATIPNIEDLAEWIKVLEEGFKRFGEEMRPVKLTTKVFGYAPANNDFLFEKMCGRAR, via the exons ACATATGCCACTGGTACATCAGCTGCACCAAGCTATCTCCCTGCTCTCCAGTTCACCAATAAAGATCCAAAAGGAAATGTGCATGAATTCAACCTCATTGATGGTGGTATTTGTGCCAATAATtcg AAATTTAATGCAACGTCATGCTATGGCATAGAAGGTGGTGGCTTAAGCTTTTTCAGTGACATCGCACTTCTACTTATTGATGAAGTCCATCTGTTGAATGATCCACGTGGAGCAGCATTGGAAGCGATTGTTAGCATAATAAAGATCGTTTCTTGCAATCCAAAAATGAAACTAAATCATCTTGATCAGGTGCGCTTGGTTGCTGTGTCAGCCACAATTCCAAATATTGAAGATCTAg CTGAGTGGATTAAGGTTCTTGAGGAAGGGTTTAAAAG ATTTGGGGAAGAAATGAGGCCAGTAAAGCTGACAACCAAAGTATTTG GCTATGCCCCAGCCAATAATGACTTTCTATTTGAGAAG ATGTGTGGAAGGGCAAGGTGA
- the LOC112772716 gene encoding DExH-box ATP-dependent RNA helicase DExH17 isoform X5 has protein sequence MTRREMVHLYENLLNGCEVVESQLLPCVTEHLLVEIVQLTVTDITKAIKWLQCSYLYVRMKKNPENYSIKKGISGDRLVKHVQDICVKKVNELSQHQMVEIDEDGFLLSPLDPGRLMTKYYLRFDTMKQIMRTPENCCLEDALHVICSAEEIACADILINYFSV, from the exons ATGACAAGGAGGGAAATG GTTCATTTGTATGAGAATCTCTTAAATGGATGTGAAGTAGTGGAATCACA ATTGCTTCCATGTGTGACAGAACATTTACTTGTGGAAATAGTTCAATTGACAGTAACTGATATTACAAAAGCAATTAAGTGGTTGCAATGCTCATACTTGTATGTTAGAATGAAAAAG AACCCTGAGAACTATTCAATTAAGAAAGGAATTTCTGGTGATCGTTTAGTGAAGCATGTTCAAG ATATTTGTGTTAAGAAAGTTAACGAGTTATCTCAGCACCAAATGGTAGAGATTGATGAAGATGGTTTCCTCTTGAGCCCATTAG ATCCTGGGAGGCTAATGACAAAGTATTATTTGAGATTTGATACTATGAAACAGATAATGAGGACACCTGAAAACTGTTGTCTAGAAGATGCACTTCATGTTATTTGCTCTGCAGAAGAAATTGCTTGTGCGGATATTCTCATTAACTATTTTAGTGTCTAA
- the LOC112772716 gene encoding DExH-box ATP-dependent RNA helicase DExH17 isoform X4 produces MQNYQTYATGTSAAPSYLPALQFTNKDPKGNVHEFNLIDGGICANNSKFNATSCYGIEGGGLSFFSDIALLLIDEVHLLNDPRGAALEAIVSIIKIVSCNPKMKLNHLDQVRLVAVSATIPNIEDLAEWIKVLEEGFKRFGEEMRPVKLTTKVFGYAPANNDFLFEKVCFQKW; encoded by the exons ATGCAAAATTATCAGACATATGCCACTGGTACATCAGCTGCACCAAGCTATCTCCCTGCTCTCCAGTTCACCAATAAAGATCCAAAAGGAAATGTGCATGAATTCAACCTCATTGATGGTGGTATTTGTGCCAATAATtcg AAATTTAATGCAACGTCATGCTATGGCATAGAAGGTGGTGGCTTAAGCTTTTTCAGTGACATCGCACTTCTACTTATTGATGAAGTCCATCTGTTGAATGATCCACGTGGAGCAGCATTGGAAGCGATTGTTAGCATAATAAAGATCGTTTCTTGCAATCCAAAAATGAAACTAAATCATCTTGATCAGGTGCGCTTGGTTGCTGTGTCAGCCACAATTCCAAATATTGAAGATCTAg CTGAGTGGATTAAGGTTCTTGAGGAAGGGTTTAAAAG ATTTGGGGAAGAAATGAGGCCAGTAAAGCTGACAACCAAAGTATTTG GCTATGCCCCAGCCAATAATGACTTTCTATTTGAGAAGGTTTGTTTCCAAAAATGGTAA